A segment of the Thermus sp. LT1-2-5 genome:
TTCATCTACCGGGACGAGTACTACAACCCCCACTCGGAGAAAGCGGGGGTGGCGGAGATCATCGTGGGTAAGCAGCGGAACGGCCCCACCGGCACCGTGGAGCTCCAGTTCCACGCCCAGCACGTGCGCTTCAACGACCTGGCCAAGGAGCCTTAGGAAAGCAGGGCCGCCGCCCCTTGGGACAGGGCCTCCTTAAGGTCCCGGTAACCCAGGGACAGCCCCAGGGAGAGGGCCTCGAGGTAGCTTTCCTCGATAAGCCCAATCTCTATGGCGATGATCTTCTCAAAGGCCTCCACCGCCGCAAAAACCTCGGGGCCCCTAAGGGCAGTGCGCAGGTGCTCTAGGGAAAGCTCCTGCACGATGCCCATGGCGGGGATCATGGCCCTAGGCCCGATGCCGAGCCGGGCGTGCACCAGGCCGATGCGCCTACGCCCCTCGGCGTAGGCGCGGTCATAGGCGCCGGAGAAAAGGTCGCCGTACCAGCGGGCGAAGGTGCCGTAAAGCCTTTCCACCCTCCCCGGCACGGCGTGGAGGATCTCAGAAAGCTCCGGGTCCCGCCCCAGGTAGTCGTAAAAGGCCAAGGCCACCTCAGGGGCGATGGGGGTCATCACCTGCCCCAGCTCGGCCAAAAGCCGGGCATGGGCTTCGGTGAAACCGGTGCGGCGCTTTAGGAGGGCAAGCAGGTCCCCGGGGTCCACGGGACAAATGTACCGCCTCTACCGGAAAAAGAGAACCCCCCGGCCCCGGGGGGTCCAAGACCTGCGCTACTCCGTGCTCACCCCCTGCTCCACCTGCTGGTTCACCGGCTCCACCATGCGGAAGTGCTCCGCCGGGTTCTCCAAAAGCTTGGCCAAGCGCTTCGCCTTCTCCTCCCGCTTGGCCTCCTGGAGCACGGCGATGTAGGCGGAAAGGAGCTCCCGCACGTCCTCCACCCCGCGGGCGTCCAGGGGCTTCACCGCCACCTTGGCCCCCTTGGCCAGGCGGCGCTTCATGGCCTCCTCGGTAAGGCCCATCTCCGGCCAGTGGCGCAGGTAAACCCTTCCGCCGGTCATCCCGGAGCAGATCCAAGGCCCCGGGTCCCCCAAGACGAGGGCCCTACCCCGGGTCATGTACTCAAAGGCGAAGCCCTTGGCCTGGGCCCGGGCCGCCAGGTTGCCCAAATCGTCCCGCAAGGGGCGCTCCGGCTCCCCGCCCAAGACCACGTCCGCCCCGGAAAGCCGGATGCAGAAGCGGCTATCCGCCACCCCCTCCACGATGAGGAGGCCGCCGATGGCCCCGTAGGCGAAGCTCTTGCCCACGGAACCGTCCACGTAGGCCCCGTAAGGGTTCCTGCCCTTGAGCACGGCCACGGTACCGCCGAAGGCGCTCTTGGCCACCCCATCCTGGGCCCCGCCCTCCACCACCACCTTCATCCCGTCCACGTTGAAGGCAGCCAGGCCATTCCCAGCGATGCTCCCGGCGTCAAAGCGGAGCTCCACCTCGGCGTCAAAGCCCTTGCCGTATAGCCGCCTGCGGGCGATCTCCCCTGCCAAATGGGCGCCCAGGGCCCGGTCCGTGGAGTCCACGGGACCCTCCTGGAACAAAAGCCGCCTCCCCCCTTGGGCGTACGCCCCCATGACCACCTCGGTGATGGTGCGGGTAAGCTGGTTCAGGGGCTTCCGAAGCACGTGGGCCGAGGTGTCCTTGAGCCACTCGGGCTCCTCCACCGGGGCGAAGAAGTAGCTGAGGTCCAGCTCCTCTAGGTGGTCCCGCTGGTAGAGGAGGTCCGAGCGTCCCCGAAGCTCCCTTAGGGAACGGGCCCCCAAGGCGGCCACCATCTCCCTTAGGGCCTCGCCCATGGCCCCAAAGAAACGGGTCAGGTGTTCCACCGCCCGGTCCAGGTCCTGGGGCACAAAGCGCTTGAGGCCGTGGGCCAGGGCTTCCTCCACCGTCTCTATCTGCGTGGTGATGCCCACGTGGCAGGTGTCCAGCTGGCAGCCGCGGCAGATGGTACAGCCGATGGCCACCATGGCCATGGTGGCCATCCCCACCCGGTCTGCGCCGAGGAGGACCATCCGGAGCACGTCATAGGCGGTCTTGAGCCCACCATCGGCCCAGATCTCCACCTTGTCCCTTAGGCCCGCCCGCACCAAGGCCCGGTGGGCCCGCCGCACCCCCAGCTCCACCGGAAGGCCGGCGTACTTAAGGGCGTGGAGCCGGGCCGCCCCCGTGCCCCCTTCAAAGCCGGAGAGGGTGATGACGTCCGCCCCCGCCTTGGCGATGCCCACGGCGATGGTGCCGATGCCGGGGATCACCGGCACCTTCACGGACACCAGGGCCTTGGGGTTAACGGTCTTCAACTCCTCGATGAGCTGGGCCAGGTCCTCGATGGAGTAAAGGTCGTGGTTGTTGGAGGGGCTGATGAGGTCCACCCCGGGCACGGCGTTGCGGGCGGCGGCCACCTTGGCGGAGACCTTCTTGCCGGGCAGGTGGCCGCCTTCCCCCGGCTTGGCCCCCTGGCCGATTTTGATCTCGATGACGCTGGCGGAGTTGAGCATGTAGGCGTGGACGCCGAAGCGGCCCGAGGCCACCTGCTGCCCCCGCCAATGGGTGTACTTGCCCAGCATGTCGGGGATCTCCCCACCTTCCCCGTTAATGCAGAGCATATTGAGGCGCTTGGCCGCCTCCACGTAGGCGCGGAAGGAAGCCTCCCCCTGGGAGCCGAAGCTCATGGCGCTGATGAGGAAGGGGAGGGAGTGCCCCCCCACGGAGAGGTCCACCTCCTCCGGGGAAACGTCGCTTTTTTCGGGGAAGCGCACCTCCAGGAGCTGCCGGGCGGCCACGGGGCTTTCCCGCTCCAGGGAGTGCACCTTCTCCTGGAAGTGGCTGTAAGGGGCCTGGCCCGAGGCCACCTCCTGGGCCGCCTTGTAGATCCTGGGGTTAAAGCGGAAGTCCTTGGCGGGCAGCACCTTTTCCGCCCGCAGGAAGCCTTCCCGCTCCAAAAGGGTGCGCTCCAGCTCTAGGAAGCCGTAGCCCGCCGCATCCGAGCCCAGGAAGTTGCGGGTGCCGAAGTACTCCGCCAGCTCAGGCTTAAGCCCGATGGCGCTGAAGATCCTCCCGTAGCCCCGGAGCTCGTGGATGCCCATGGTGGAGATGACCTTCTCCAGGCCCTTGCGCAGGGCCTCGAGGGCGTTGGCCACCCCTTTTCGCCCCTCCAGGGCCCGGGCCTTTTCCTCCAGAAGCCAAGGGGCCACCGCCTCCGCCCCCAGGCCCAGAAGGAAGGCCACGTCGTGCAGGTTGCGCACCCCTCCGGAGTGGACGAGAAGCGAGGTGCGCCGCCGTAGAGCGATGCCCTCGGCGTCCCGCTTGAGGAGGGCCCGGTTCACCGCCGCCACCGCCAGGCCGATATCGATCCACACCCCCCCGTGGAAGGCCTCCCGGTCGGAGAGGATAAGGACCTCGGCCCCCTCCTCCACCGCCTTCACCGCCTCCTCCTCCAGGCGCTTGAGCCCCGCCAGGAGGCCTTCTTCCACGGTGAACTGGGGCACCAGGGTCTTGGTCCGGAAGCGGGCGCGCACCTCGGCCAGGGTCAGGGTACCGAAGGCCTCGGCCAAGCCGGGGTCGGACTCGAGGACGATGGGTACGAGGAGCTCCACCACCTCTCCCCCACCCCGCCCATCGGGCAAGGGGCGGCGGCCCAGGAGGGTGCGGGTGGAGAAGTGCTCGATCTCCCGCTCCCGGTCGATGGCGGGGTTGGTCACCACCGCCACGGTTTCCTTGAAGAACTCGGCCAGGTTCGGCTTTTCTGGGTTCAAGGCAGCCAGGGGGCCATCGTAGCCCAAGGAGCCGATGGGCTCGTTGCCCGTCTTGGCCAACGCCTCCAGGTAAGCCCCGTCCCAGCGGTCCCAGCCGAAGGCCCGTTCCAGGCCCAAGGGGGGAGGGGCGGGCTTCTCCTCCACCTCCACCCCGCTTCCCCCAGCCACGGGGGGCGGGGCTTGGCGGATGGGACCGGCCAGGTGGACCCGGTAGCCCTGCAGCGGGGTGCGGGCCAGGGTCCTTTCCAAAACCTGGCGCTGGTGGCGGTCAAAGGGCAGGACCTTGGGGCCTTCGGGGGTGAGGCGCAGGTAGACCTTCTCCCCCGGGGCCAGGGGTTTGGGCTCGCTGACGAACTCCTCGGCGTTAAAGACGCCCCGCTCGGAGGAGAAGACGATCTCGTAGGGGGTTTCAAACTGCCAAAGGGGCCTTAGGCCCATGGCGTCCGTGGCGAAGACCGCCTCGTCCCGGTGGCGGCTCACCAGGGCGGCAGGCCCCTGGGCCAGGGGGCCGAAGCGCTGCCTGAGGGCCAGGTAAAGGTCCTGGAGCTCCTCGGGCAGGGCCTTCACCTCCCCCAACACCGGGGGGAAGACCAGGTCCATAGCCTCGGGCAAGGAGAGGCCGTAGCGGTAGATAAGCCCCTCCAGCATGCGGTTGAGGTCCTGGGAGTCCGAGCCCCCGGTGCGGGGGATGCCCAAATAGTCCATCTCCCGCCTCAGGCGCTCAATGGTGTTGATCTCGCCGTTGTGGCCCAAGAGCCCAAAGGGTTGGACCTGCTCAAAGGTGGAAAGGGTGTTGGTGGAGTAGCGGTTATGCCCCAAGGCGATGGTGCTCTTGAACTCGGGGCGGGAAAGCTCCGGGTAGTAGCGCTTTAATAGCTCCGCCGCCCCCCGCACCTTGTAGACCACGCTGTGGGTGGAAAGGGAAACCACGTGCACGGGGAAGAGGGCCTCGAGGCGAAGCCCAAGCTCCCACAAGGGCCCATCCCCATCCGGGGAAAGCCCCGCCACCTGGAGGAAGATGGGCTCGGTGCGCCGCCCCACGGGGCCCAAGACCCCGCTCACTACCTCCCCCCGGCGGAAGTGCACGGGCCGCACGCCCAGGCGTTGCCCTTCCCGCTTGAGAGCCGAAAAAAACTCCTCTACCCGGGCCTCTTCCCCTTTGGGGAGGAAGAAGTGGCCCACGAAGAAGCGGGGGTTGAAGGCCAGCTCGGGCTCAAGCCCCGCCTCCTCCAGAAAGCGGGCCCATAGCTCCCGGGGGATGTCGGTCTGGATCCCCGTGCCGTCCCCTTCTCCCCGGATGGCCCCCGCTCGGTGGGCCATGCGGTAGAGGCTCTCCAGGGTCCTTCGCACGATGCGGTGGGAGGGCTTGCCGCTCTTCTCCGCCATGGCGATGATGCCACAGGCGTCCTGGCCTAGGGGGATATCCGGGTAGGCTTCCTTCCAGGTCATCTTCGGCTCCTTCGTTGGGCTTGGGGATCGGTGTAGGCAAAGATATGCGCGTCGTTCCCCGGATTATACACGCCCCTAGGGACAGGGTCAAGGACCTCGGGAAATACGGCACTAAACCCCGGGCACCCGATGGAAGGCGTTGAGGAAAAGGGGAAGTTCCCTTTGGCGCTCTTCTTGCTCCCGGAGGGCCTCCTCAAAGGCCACGGGGTCCATGAGGAGGGCGGGCAAGCGGAGCCAGCCCAAGTAGTACGCCCCCGCCTGCCCCGGGTGGCGGAGCCTTTTTCGCTCCTCGGGGTACAGGAGGGCCTCAAAGGCCAAGGGGCTTTCCAGGTACGGGGCATCCCCTAACCAACGCAAGGCCTCCTTGAGGCGCAAGGGGTTGCTCCAAAAGCCAAAGCGGAGCCTCTGGTCCAGGTGCTCCAGGGCCCAAAGCCTCCCCGAGGCAACCAGCTCCAGGCGCTTCAGGCGGAGCCGGGCGTACTGGGCCAGGCCAAGCACCTCCCGGGAAAGGCCCCGGGCGATGAGGAGCCTCGAGGCCACCACGTAGTCCTGGTACTCCCGGTAGGGGTCCATGGCCCAAGGATGCCACGCCGGGCGGGGTAGGATGGTGCCATGGACCGCGAGGCCTGGGTCAAGCGGGCGGTGGAGGCGTTGCGCTTTGCCACCTTTAAGGACATCCAGCGCTACCTGGATGAAGAAGGTGAACCCTTCTCCAAAAAGGAGCTTGAGGACACGCTAAAAGCCCTGGTGGCCAAAGGGCTACTAGAGGGAAAAGAGGGCACCTACCGCCTGGCCCGCAAAGGGGGCGGGGCAGAGGCGCTCAAGAAGCTCTTCGGCGACTAGCGGGAGTAGTTAGGGGCCTCCTTGATGACCACCACGTCGTGGGGGTGGCTTTCGATAAGCCCGGCCATGGTCATGCGCACAAAGCGGGCCTTCTTGCGGAAGCTTTCTATGTCCGGGGCGCCCACGTAGCCCATGGCGCTCCTCAAGCCCCCCACGATCTGGTAGAGCACGTCCGCCACCGGCCCCTTATAGGGCACCATGCCCTCGATCCCCTCGGGGACCAGCTTCTTGGCCTCCGTCTCAGAACCCTTGCCGGGGTCTTGGAAGTAGCGGTCGGCGGAGCCTTGGCGCATGGCCCCCAAGGAGCCCATGCCCCGGTAGAGCTTGTAGCGCCGGCCGTCCTTGAGCACCTCCTCCCCCGGGGCCTCGTCCGTGCCCGCCAGCATGCTCCCCAGCATCACCGTGTGGGCCCCGGCGGCGATGGCCTTGGCCACGTCCCCGGTGTACTTGACGCCGCCGTCGGCGATGATGGGGACGTCTAGGCCCTCCACCCCGGCCACCGCCTCGAGGATAGCGGAGATCTGCGGCACCCCCACCCCCGTCACCACCCGGGTGGTGCAGATGGAACCGGGCCCAATGCCCACCTTCACCGCATCCGCCCCCCGCTCCGCCAAGGCCCGGGCCCCTTCCCGGGTAGCCACGTTCCCGGCGATAACCTCCACCTTGTCCCCGAAGGTTTCCTTGAGGTAGGCCAGGGCCTCGAGGATCCCCTTGGAGTGCCCGTGGGCCGAGTCCAGGACCAAAACATCCACCCCCGCCTCCACCAGGGCCTGGGCCCTTTCGGGTAGGTCCTTGCTCGCCCCCACCGCCGCCCCCACCAGAAGCCGGCCCAAGGTGTCCTTGGCAGCGTTAGGGTACTGCTTGCGCTTGACGATGTCCTTCAGGGTGAGAAGCCCCCTAAGCCTCCCCGACTCGTCCACCAGGGGAAGCTTCTCCACCTTGTGCTTGCGCAAGATCTCCTCCGCCTCCTCCAAGGTAGTGCCGGGCGGGGCGGTGATGAGGCGCTCTAAGGGGGTCATTACCTCGGTGACGGGGCGCTTGAGGTCCCGCTCGAAGCGGAGGTCGCGGTTGGTCACGAGGCCC
Coding sequences within it:
- a CDS encoding protoglobin domain-containing protein — protein: MDPGDLLALLKRRTGFTEAHARLLAELGQVMTPIAPEVALAFYDYLGRDPELSEILHAVPGRVERLYGTFARWYGDLFSGAYDRAYAEGRRRIGLVHARLGIGPRAMIPAMGIVQELSLEHLRTALRGPEVFAAVEAFEKIIAIEIGLIEESYLEALSLGLSLGYRDLKEALSQGAAALLS
- a CDS encoding glutamate synthase-related protein; amino-acid sequence: MTWKEAYPDIPLGQDACGIIAMAEKSGKPSHRIVRRTLESLYRMAHRAGAIRGEGDGTGIQTDIPRELWARFLEEAGLEPELAFNPRFFVGHFFLPKGEEARVEEFFSALKREGQRLGVRPVHFRRGEVVSGVLGPVGRRTEPIFLQVAGLSPDGDGPLWELGLRLEALFPVHVVSLSTHSVVYKVRGAAELLKRYYPELSRPEFKSTIALGHNRYSTNTLSTFEQVQPFGLLGHNGEINTIERLRREMDYLGIPRTGGSDSQDLNRMLEGLIYRYGLSLPEAMDLVFPPVLGEVKALPEELQDLYLALRQRFGPLAQGPAALVSRHRDEAVFATDAMGLRPLWQFETPYEIVFSSERGVFNAEEFVSEPKPLAPGEKVYLRLTPEGPKVLPFDRHQRQVLERTLARTPLQGYRVHLAGPIRQAPPPVAGGSGVEVEEKPAPPPLGLERAFGWDRWDGAYLEALAKTGNEPIGSLGYDGPLAALNPEKPNLAEFFKETVAVVTNPAIDREREIEHFSTRTLLGRRPLPDGRGGGEVVELLVPIVLESDPGLAEAFGTLTLAEVRARFRTKTLVPQFTVEEGLLAGLKRLEEEAVKAVEEGAEVLILSDREAFHGGVWIDIGLAVAAVNRALLKRDAEGIALRRRTSLLVHSGGVRNLHDVAFLLGLGAEAVAPWLLEEKARALEGRKGVANALEALRKGLEKVISTMGIHELRGYGRIFSAIGLKPELAEYFGTRNFLGSDAAGYGFLELERTLLEREGFLRAEKVLPAKDFRFNPRIYKAAQEVASGQAPYSHFQEKVHSLERESPVAARQLLEVRFPEKSDVSPEEVDLSVGGHSLPFLISAMSFGSQGEASFRAYVEAAKRLNMLCINGEGGEIPDMLGKYTHWRGQQVASGRFGVHAYMLNSASVIEIKIGQGAKPGEGGHLPGKKVSAKVAAARNAVPGVDLISPSNNHDLYSIEDLAQLIEELKTVNPKALVSVKVPVIPGIGTIAVGIAKAGADVITLSGFEGGTGAARLHALKYAGLPVELGVRRAHRALVRAGLRDKVEIWADGGLKTAYDVLRMVLLGADRVGMATMAMVAIGCTICRGCQLDTCHVGITTQIETVEEALAHGLKRFVPQDLDRAVEHLTRFFGAMGEALREMVAALGARSLRELRGRSDLLYQRDHLEELDLSYFFAPVEEPEWLKDTSAHVLRKPLNQLTRTITEVVMGAYAQGGRRLLFQEGPVDSTDRALGAHLAGEIARRRLYGKGFDAEVELRFDAGSIAGNGLAAFNVDGMKVVVEGGAQDGVAKSAFGGTVAVLKGRNPYGAYVDGSVGKSFAYGAIGGLLIVEGVADSRFCIRLSGADVVLGGEPERPLRDDLGNLAARAQAKGFAFEYMTRGRALVLGDPGPWICSGMTGGRVYLRHWPEMGLTEEAMKRRLAKGAKVAVKPLDARGVEDVRELLSAYIAVLQEAKREEKAKRLAKLLENPAEHFRMVEPVNQQVEQGVSTE
- the guaB gene encoding IMP dehydrogenase encodes the protein MYGGKILYEGLTFDDVLLLPDYSEVLPKEVSVRTRLTKRLELNIPILSAAMDTVTEAEMAIAMAREGGLGVIHKNLSIEAQAAMVRKVKRSEAGMIQDPVTLPPTATLEDAERLMREYRIGGLPVVDLYGKLLGLVTNRDLRFERDLKRPVTEVMTPLERLITAPPGTTLEEAEEILRKHKVEKLPLVDESGRLRGLLTLKDIVKRKQYPNAAKDTLGRLLVGAAVGASKDLPERAQALVEAGVDVLVLDSAHGHSKGILEALAYLKETFGDKVEVIAGNVATREGARALAERGADAVKVGIGPGSICTTRVVTGVGVPQISAILEAVAGVEGLDVPIIADGGVKYTGDVAKAIAAGAHTVMLGSMLAGTDEAPGEEVLKDGRRYKLYRGMGSLGAMRQGSADRYFQDPGKGSETEAKKLVPEGIEGMVPYKGPVADVLYQIVGGLRSAMGYVGAPDIESFRKKARFVRMTMAGLIESHPHDVVVIKEAPNYSR